A genomic segment from Aegilops tauschii subsp. strangulata cultivar AL8/78 chromosome 1, Aet v6.0, whole genome shotgun sequence encodes:
- the LOC109757812 gene encoding defensin Tm-AMP-D1.2, translated as MASPRRIAAAPATLLILLLLVATEMGTTKVAEARTCESQSHNFKGACFSDTNCASVCRTENFPRGQCHQHHLERKCYCERDC; from the exons ATGGCATCCCCTCGCCGCATCGCCGCCGCGCCCGCCACCCTCCTCATCCTGCTCCTCCTCGTCGCCACGG AGATGGGGACGACGAAGGTGGCGGAGGCCCGGACGTGCGAGTCGCAGAGCCACAATTTCAAGGGCGCTTGCTTCAGCGACACCAACTGCGCCAGCGTGTGCCGCACCGAGAACTTCCCCCGCGGGCAGTGCCACCAGCACCACCTCGAGCGCAAGTGCTACTGCGAGCGGGACTGCTGA